GCTAACCAAAGACGAGCTCGAGAAGATGTGGGCTATCCGCAAATCGATGGGTGACAATCAAGAATTCACCGAGATGTTCCTCCGCAAATTCCGTCACTATAAGACGAACCAGGAGTTCCTCGACAGCTTGTCGCTGCACCGCGAGAAAAAGCCGAGTGGCACCGCTGCTGTAGGGGCTTCCAATTCATAAGGAATCGACAATGATTTCCTGTAAGATTGCGCAGCGTTCTGTACAATTTAAAAAAGTTTTCTTGCACACACGGGGCCCCGTGACAATGGAACAAATCTGTGTTATAATCAACGGCAGTGTTTAAATGCTCGAAGGGCGGTGAACAGACATGAAATCGGATATCCATCCGCATTACCATACAGTGACTGTAACCTGCGCATGTGGCAACACGTTTGAGACAGGCTCCGTGAAAGAGTCTCTTCGCGTGGAAATCTGCTCGAAGTGCCATCCGTTCTATACCGGTAAGCAAAAGCTCATCGATGCAGGCGGTCGTGTTGACAGGTTTAACAAGAAGTACGGGATGAAAGCACAATAAGTGCTTGAACACAGCTTCTTCTAGTCGGTGCGCTTTGGGTTCTTGTGGCAGTGTTCCTGCACACGGGAACCCATCGTGCCATATAAGCCATCGTTGGAACCGATGGTCGCCCGTTCGGGTGGCTTTTGTACGTGTCGGGTAACCAACTTTGGCTTTTTTATATCCTGTAAGACCCAGCGAGGTTGGAGGTGAGTGTCGTGTTTGAACGATTGGCGTCGATGGAGAATCGCTATGACCAGTTGAGTCAATTCTTGTGTGATCCGGCTGTAGTCAGCGACCCGAACCAACTCCGCACCTATGCCAAGGAGCAGTCGGATTTGCAAGAGACGGTCGAGACGTACCGGGCACTCAAGGCGGCGCAGCAGCAGCTCGCGGAGGCCAAGGAGATGCTGCAGGAGAAGTTGGACGACGAGATGAAGGAGTTTGTTCGCGCCGAGGTTGAACAGTTGCAGGGCGAGATCGACAACTTGCAGAACAAACTTCAGATTCTCTTGTTGCCGAAAGATCCGAACGACGACAAAAACGTCTTTGTCGAGATTCGGGCGGCGGCCGGCGGGGAGGAAGCCGCGTTGTTTGCCGGAACGCTTTTGCGCATGTACACGCGGTATGCGGAAGATCAAGGCTGGAAGACGCAGATGATTGACGCGCATTATACCGATATGGGTGGCTTCCGCGAAGTGACGTTGTCCATTCAGGGGCAAGGTGCGTTTAGCAAACTGAAGTTTGAAAGTGGGACACATCGCGTTCAACGCGTTCCAGTGACGGAGTCCGGTGGGCGTATTCACACGTCGACCGCAACCGTCGCTGTGCTGCCAGAGGTCGAAGAGGTCGAAGTCGAGGTGCAGGAGAAGGACATCCGCATCGACACGTTCTGCTCGACGGGACCGGGTGGGCAGAGTGTCAACACGACGCAATCGGCTGTCCGTATCACGCACCTACCGACTGGGATTGTGGTCTCCTGTCAGGATGAGAAATCGCAGATTAAGAACCGGGAAAAGGCGATGAAAGTCCTGCGTGCGCGGCTGTTCGAAAAGTATCAGCGCGAACAACAGGAGGAACAGGCTGCGTCCCGGAAAAACCAGGTGGGTACGGGGGATCGGAGCGAGCGGATTCGCACCTATAACTTTCCGCAAAGTCGGGTCACTGACCACCGCATCGGGATGACCCTCCACAAGCTGGAGCAGGTCCTTGCCGGAGATCTCGACGAAATCATCCACGGCCTCGTCGTGGCGGAGCGGGCGTCGATGTTGGAACAGGCTGCGGAGGCGTAAATGGAGCTATCTATCACATTTGCCCAGCTGGTGAAACAGGTGGCGCAGCGGCTCGGTACCAGTGCGGCATACCGCGATTGGCCTGCTGACGAGTTGGCGCATCAGACGCGCACGGAGGCAGAGCAATTGGTCTGCGCCGCTATGGACTGGACTAAGCTCGCCTTGCTGCAGCATTTGCCAGAAACTGTGCCAAATTCCGTAATCGACGTGGTTGACGGGTTGGTTCGCCGGCGCATAGACGGTGAGCCACTCGCTTACATACTGGGTTATACGTATTTTTACGGGCGGGTCTTTCGGGCGCGCCCTGGTGCTTTAATTCCGCGTCCGGATACGGAAACGTTGGTGGAGACGGTTTTGAATTGGATTCAGTCGCAAACCGACTCGGATGCGAGCGCCCTGACATCGCCGATTCGCGTGGTTGAAATTGGCCCTGGCACGGGTTGTATTTCTATCACGCTTCAACTTGAATGCCCTGCATCCGTGGTGACGGCGGTGGATATCTCCGCTGATGCGGTGAATCTAACGCGGGAAAATTGTAGCCGCTTGAACGCGGCGGTGGATGTGGTGCAAGGGGATGGCTTTGCGTACATCCAGCAACAGGGGCAGGCTGGTTACGCATTCGACGTGATTGTCAGCAACCCGCCGTACATCCCCCGTGGTGAGATTGACGAACTGGAGACGAGTGTGCGTCTGTACGAGCCCCATCTAGCGCTCGACGGTGGCGCGGATGGCCTCGATTTTTATCGGCGATTCGCAGCGCTACCACCTACGCTACTCGGACGAGCGGGTGCGCCTGCCGGACTCTTTTTAGAGGTTGGGATGGGGCAGGCGGAGGCAGTGGCGGAATTGTTCCGCGCCCACAGCGCGTGGCAGTCTTTTACGGTGTCCCTTCATCGCGATGTGCGAGGTGTCCATCGCGTGGTGGCCGTGACGCGGGGCGGTGATCGTTTTGGATGGGTTGATTGACCGGGGAAAAAGCCATAGTTTTTGCCCCGTCAATCTATCGCTACGAAAAATCTAGTAATCCGGTTTAAACCTACTAATGTCTGGCTAGAATGTTGCTAGATACGGTAGGAGGGATTCCGGATGCGGATTTCAAGACGGTTTGTAGCTTTTGTTGGGATAGTGGCTGTGGTCGTCGGTGGCGGGCGGATGTTGTTGCACAAGCCTGCGGCAGCAGAAGCAAAGGACGTCGTGTATCAAAACGTGGCGACACCACACGACGCGCCGATTCCAAAAGAAGCGCTCCGTCTTCGGATTATCGCGAACAGCGATAGCCCAGCAGATCAGAAGTTGAAGCTGGAAATCCGCGATGCGGTCGTCGAGCAAGTCGGTTCTTGGGTATCTGGCGCGAAAAACTCGACACAGGCACGGCAAATCGTCCTCAATCACATTCAACAAATTCAAGCGACGGCCACCCAGGTCGAACATGCGCACGGGGTCGATGAACCGATTCACACGGACGTCGGCAAGGTACCGTTCCCCACGAAGATCTACGGTAATCGCGTGTATCCAGCCGGTAATTACGAGGCACTTCGAATCACGATTGGTAAAGGTCAGGGCGCGAATTGGTGGTGTGTGCTGTACCCGCCGCTTTGTTTCATTGACGTTGCAGAGGGTGACGCAGTGCCGAACACCGGATCATTTCCTGATTTGCCGCCCCTCGAAACCATTCAGGTGCCTGGTGCGGATGGAAAAAAACAAACGGTACAGGTTCGCTTGGCGAGCGAGGATTACGGGGAATCGGCCATTAAGGCGTTGAAGCATTTGCTTGGCAAGTGATGCATGTTCGCCGGGGCTCATTTGCGGGATTTCGTATCTTGTGGGATGCTGTGATACGGTGATGAAACTAGAATTTTGTGAGGTGTGTCAAATGCAACGGTGGACTTTGGGTGATGACGACGGACACAATCGGGCGGCGCTCTCGCAAGCGGCTTCCTTGTTGCAGGGTGGCAAGCTCGTGGCTTTTCCGACGGAGACTGTGTACGGACTTGGTGCAAGCGCGCTAGATGAAGCCGCGGTCTTAAAAATTTTTCGCGCGAAACAGCGACCTGCCGACAACCCTTTAATCGTCCACATTGCAGATGAAACGCAACTCGCTTCTGTCCTGCCATCAGACTATGAACCAAGCAGGGCACATAAACAGTTGATGGACGCGTTTTGGCCGGGGCCGCTAACGCTCCTTTTTCCTGTGGGCGATGCCATTGCGCCTGCAGTGCATCCCGGGACCGATTTGGTCGGGGTGCGAATGCCGGACCACACTATCGCGCGTACGCTGATTCGCCTGAGTGACGTACCGATTGCGGCTCCGAGCGCGAACACCTCGGGGCGGCCGAGCCCGACGACGGCAGATGCCGTGGCGGAGGACCTTGGCGAAGTCATTGATGGACTAGTCGACGCGGGACCCTGTGGCATTGGCGTCGAGTCCACGGTGCTGCTCGTCGAGGAGGAGCGCGCGTTGATTCTGCGGCCCGGCGGAATTACCCAAGAGATGATAGCCGATGTCATCGATTTGCCCGTGGTTTACGATGCGCACTTGATCGATCTCGACGCGCCAGCGCTCGCACCGGGCATGAAATACCGTCACTATGCGCCAGATGCGCGGGTACATGTCTGGTGGGGCCAACCGGAGGAGATTTACCGGGCGATGCTCGAATTGCTGCTCGACGACGAAGTAGATCACGAATTGCGCGCGGCCATCGTTGCGCCGGACGATTTTCTCAGTCGTTACGAGTTGCCCGTCGCGCGTGACCTTGCGCGCCCACTGTGCCATGAGGCGTATGACGAAGCGCTGGCGAAACATCTGTATCGCCTGTTGCGCGAGTTCGATCACGCCGGCGCCACCGATATCCTCATCTATGGCGTCAATCCAGCGCGCGGGCTAGGGACTGCCGTGATGAACCGACTTCAAAAGGCCTCTGGAGGCCGCGTGTTGCGGGTGTAGGCGTGATTCGCCTGCCCCCAGCACATAATAATGAGCCCCTTTTATTTCCGCAAATGTGTCGGAAGTGAGAAGCAACTGAGAACAAACTGCGACAAGTCTAGTGATAGCGCCTTCATTCCATGAGTTTTCCCGTTGACCGGTCTATAATAGCCAGAATAGCCAGTGCAAAGAGGAATTCATCAAGGGCACGGAGGTTGAACTACATGGTTGGACTTTTAGTTGTGGGTATTGTTCTTTTGCTGGTCGTTGGGATTGGCATGTTGGTTGGCAACTCCGTGATGGAGAAAGCTGTTCATCGTGACGCCCTTCAGGAGTCGACACAAGGAAACCATGACGCGGGGCATCGCTCTGCATAACGACTGGTTCGGCGAGTGATGATTTTTGGTGAAACAACGCGGTGGCTGTCCGCTTAAAACCATGCCCTCGAACACCCACGCATGTGCGCAGGTCGTTTCGAGGGCATTTTGTGCATGTGCTGCGTTTGACGGCTGTTACGTGAACGAGAAGTAGTTCTTTGCATTGTCATAACAAATGGCCTGGACCATTTTCCCGAGTAACGCCATATCGTTCGGCGCCTCTCCCTTTTCCACCCATTCGCCCAATAGATTGCATAATAACCGCCGGAAGTACTCGTGGCGCGGGTAGGACATGAAGCTGCGCGAGTCTGTCAGCATGCCGACAAACTGGCTGAGTAGACCGACATCCGCCAGGGCTTGCATTTGGCGCAGCATGCCTTCCTTTGTATCGTTAAACCACCAGGCAGCGCCGAGTTGCAGTTTGCCCGGGATGCCGCCGCCTTGGAAACTCCCGAGAAGGGCCGCGAGCACAGGGAAATCCTTTGGATTTAGGGAATAGAGGATGGTTTTTGGCAGGGAGTCCGTCATCTCCAGTTCATTTAGCAACTGGCATAATGGCGCTGCCAATTGGCCGTCATACATAGAATCAAAGCCTGTGTCTGGACCAAGTCGTTGAAACATGCGCGTGTTATTATTTCGGGCTGCATGCATATGTAGCTGCATCACCCAGCCCAGTCGAGCGTACAGCTTCCCGAGAAACACCATGGTGTACGTCTTGTACTTGTGATCCTCCACAAGGCTGATGTCTTCACCTTTGAGCGCTTTGTCGAAAATGCGCGCGGCTTCGTCCAGGGTTGTGGGGGTGTACGGTACCGTGTCGAGCGCGTGATCGGATGCGCGACAGCCGACTTCATGAAAGTATTCGGCACGAGCGGTGATGGCGTCGAGCAGCGCTCGATAGTCGGAGATGGGCGCGCCGATAGCCTGTTCGAGTTGTTTTATCCAGGGGACAAACGTATCTCGACGGACTTCTAAAGCCTTGTCAGGGCGAAAAGCAGGGATGACCTTCACGGGAAATGTGTCATCTGCTTTTAGTTTTAGATGATATTCCAGTGTATCCGTTGGATCGTCGGTGGTACAGATGACTTGTACGTTGAACTTGGTAATCAGGTTGCGGACTCTGTAGTCCTCTGTAGCCAACAATTCGTTGGTGCGTTGCCAGATCTCTGGTGCGGTCGTCTCGTCAAGCAGGGCGGTGATGCCAAAGAAGCGCTGCAACTCGAGGTGCGACCAATGGTACAGTGGATTGCCAAGGGTCATGGGGACGGTTCTTGCCCACGCGAGAAACTTCTCATAATCGTCGGCGTCGCCGGTAATCAACGATTCGTCTACACCATTCGCGCGCATCAAGCGCCACTTGTAATGGTCGCCGCCCAACCAAATTTCGGTGATGTTTTTGAATTGATGATTCTCGTAGATTTGTTGTGGGCTGATGTGGCAGTGATAATCAATGATTGGCATATCCTTGGCAAAGGATTCGTATAGCGCAATCGCAGTTTCGTTAGACAGTAAAAAATGCTCATCTAAAAATGCACGCATCATGGATGTCCTCCCATTCTTCCAGCATCTCACAAAACCTCTGCGACGGATTGCAGCGCCGTTACCACGCCGTTCTGTCGCACGCGGCGGATAAACGCTACCATCTGCGCGTGTAATCCGTCTAATTGCGTCAAATCTTGGCCCCATAGTTGGGGATGGCGAAGTAGTGCCGCAACGGTTTCCTCCAGGCCGACTGTTGATTCCTTGGCCCAAATGTCTTCGAGGGTCGAGACCCATGCGCTATCGTCCTGAATCGGCCAGCGCTTCAGCGGGTTATCCGCGTTCCGATAGAACAGCAGTTGTCCAGCGAGCGCTGCTGACAAACAGCGTGGCGCCCGACCGTAGCGCGCGTAGTAATCGTTTAGCGTCGGTAACAGGCGCACGCGGATTTTCGATAAACCATTGAGCGTCAGTGACGTCAATTCGTGGTGAATATATGGATTGGCGAATCGCTCCATGACAGCATTCGCAAATTCCTCCAACTGGTCCTCGCTGTCTACGTGGTCGGCTAAAGTGGGTACAACTTCCCCGAAAAGTAGGCCGTGTATAAATGGGCCGAACACGGGGTGGATGACGACCTCTCGTACGCTAGACAGTCCAGCCAAGAGTCCTAGCGCCGCCATGGCGGTGTGTGCGCCGTTTAGAATTCGGACCTTTTGTACGCGATAGGGGGTCACGTCGGCTACATACCGAACGTTGAGACCGATTTTCTCAAATGGCCAAGCTTGCGCAAGTCTATCATCCGCCTCAATGGCCCACAGATGATACGGTTCGCCGACGGTGACGAGTTCATCACGATAACCCAGGCTGTCCAGTAGCTCTTGACCGCTGGTGCCCTTCGGAAAACCCGTGACGATTCTATCGACTAGTGTATTGCAAAAGTGGTTGTGCTGGCGGATCCAATCTTGGAACGTGGTGGGAAGCCCCCAGTCGGCTGCGTGGCGCAAGACAATTTCCCGAAGTTTCTCACCGTTGTCCTCGATTAACTCGCAGGGCACAATGGTCATTCCCGCCGCTGCAGCGCCCTGGAAGAATGTGTAGCGGTGGTGTAAATAGGCCGTCAATTTTCCCGGAAATGACATCAGCGGCTGGCCCATCTGGTAGTCTTCCTGGACGTATTGAATGCCGGATTCGGTGGTG
Above is a genomic segment from Alicyclobacillus acidoterrestris containing:
- the rpmE gene encoding 50S ribosomal protein L31: MKSDIHPHYHTVTVTCACGNTFETGSVKESLRVEICSKCHPFYTGKQKLIDAGGRVDRFNKKYGMKAQ
- the prfA gene encoding peptide chain release factor 1; protein product: MFERLASMENRYDQLSQFLCDPAVVSDPNQLRTYAKEQSDLQETVETYRALKAAQQQLAEAKEMLQEKLDDEMKEFVRAEVEQLQGEIDNLQNKLQILLLPKDPNDDKNVFVEIRAAAGGEEAALFAGTLLRMYTRYAEDQGWKTQMIDAHYTDMGGFREVTLSIQGQGAFSKLKFESGTHRVQRVPVTESGGRIHTSTATVAVLPEVEEVEVEVQEKDIRIDTFCSTGPGGQSVNTTQSAVRITHLPTGIVVSCQDEKSQIKNREKAMKVLRARLFEKYQREQQEEQAASRKNQVGTGDRSERIRTYNFPQSRVTDHRIGMTLHKLEQVLAGDLDEIIHGLVVAERASMLEQAAEA
- the prmC gene encoding peptide chain release factor N(5)-glutamine methyltransferase codes for the protein MELSITFAQLVKQVAQRLGTSAAYRDWPADELAHQTRTEAEQLVCAAMDWTKLALLQHLPETVPNSVIDVVDGLVRRRIDGEPLAYILGYTYFYGRVFRARPGALIPRPDTETLVETVLNWIQSQTDSDASALTSPIRVVEIGPGTGCISITLQLECPASVVTAVDISADAVNLTRENCSRLNAAVDVVQGDGFAYIQQQGQAGYAFDVIVSNPPYIPRGEIDELETSVRLYEPHLALDGGADGLDFYRRFAALPPTLLGRAGAPAGLFLEVGMGQAEAVAELFRAHSAWQSFTVSLHRDVRGVHRVVAVTRGGDRFGWVD
- the spoIIR gene encoding stage II sporulation protein R, which translates into the protein MRISRRFVAFVGIVAVVVGGGRMLLHKPAAAEAKDVVYQNVATPHDAPIPKEALRLRIIANSDSPADQKLKLEIRDAVVEQVGSWVSGAKNSTQARQIVLNHIQQIQATATQVEHAHGVDEPIHTDVGKVPFPTKIYGNRVYPAGNYEALRITIGKGQGANWWCVLYPPLCFIDVAEGDAVPNTGSFPDLPPLETIQVPGADGKKQTVQVRLASEDYGESAIKALKHLLGK
- a CDS encoding L-threonylcarbamoyladenylate synthase translates to MQRWTLGDDDGHNRAALSQAASLLQGGKLVAFPTETVYGLGASALDEAAVLKIFRAKQRPADNPLIVHIADETQLASVLPSDYEPSRAHKQLMDAFWPGPLTLLFPVGDAIAPAVHPGTDLVGVRMPDHTIARTLIRLSDVPIAAPSANTSGRPSPTTADAVAEDLGEVIDGLVDAGPCGIGVESTVLLVEEERALILRPGGITQEMIADVIDLPVVYDAHLIDLDAPALAPGMKYRHYAPDARVHVWWGQPEEIYRAMLELLLDDEVDHELRAAIVAPDDFLSRYELPVARDLARPLCHEAYDEALAKHLYRLLREFDHAGATDILIYGVNPARGLGTAVMNRLQKASGGRVLRV
- the uxaC gene encoding glucuronate isomerase, with product MRAFLDEHFLLSNETAIALYESFAKDMPIIDYHCHISPQQIYENHQFKNITEIWLGGDHYKWRLMRANGVDESLITGDADDYEKFLAWARTVPMTLGNPLYHWSHLELQRFFGITALLDETTAPEIWQRTNELLATEDYRVRNLITKFNVQVICTTDDPTDTLEYHLKLKADDTFPVKVIPAFRPDKALEVRRDTFVPWIKQLEQAIGAPISDYRALLDAITARAEYFHEVGCRASDHALDTVPYTPTTLDEAARIFDKALKGEDISLVEDHKYKTYTMVFLGKLYARLGWVMQLHMHAARNNNTRMFQRLGPDTGFDSMYDGQLAAPLCQLLNELEMTDSLPKTILYSLNPKDFPVLAALLGSFQGGGIPGKLQLGAAWWFNDTKEGMLRQMQALADVGLLSQFVGMLTDSRSFMSYPRHEYFRRLLCNLLGEWVEKGEAPNDMALLGKMVQAICYDNAKNYFSFT
- a CDS encoding tagaturonate reductase yields the protein MQLSVQLDASHRSVKFPERIIQIGEGNFLRGFVDWMIHQLNKQGLYEGSVVVVAPRPSGATNIARLNAQDGLFTVCLRGIHQGINIDDREIVSSIRRGIDPHQDWSEFLRCAENPTIDILVSNTTESGIQYVQEDYQMGQPLMSFPGKLTAYLHHRYTFFQGAAAAGMTIVPCELIEDNGEKLREIVLRHAADWGLPTTFQDWIRQHNHFCNTLVDRIVTGFPKGTSGQELLDSLGYRDELVTVGEPYHLWAIEADDRLAQAWPFEKIGLNVRYVADVTPYRVQKVRILNGAHTAMAALGLLAGLSSVREVVIHPVFGPFIHGLLFGEVVPTLADHVDSEDQLEEFANAVMERFANPYIHHELTSLTLNGLSKIRVRLLPTLNDYYARYGRAPRCLSAALAGQLLFYRNADNPLKRWPIQDDSAWVSTLEDIWAKESTVGLEETVAALLRHPQLWGQDLTQLDGLHAQMVAFIRRVRQNGVVTALQSVAEVL